A stretch of DNA from Bacillus sp. NP157:
CCGCGTACGCCTCGTGGTCACCTCTCGTCCAACGGAATTCGACCACGACGAGCTTCTACGGCAGTTCCCGGTTCGCCCCCCAGCACCCACAGCGCCGTCCGTCGACGCAGAACATGAGTTCGTCCGGGTCGCAACCGGTGAGTGGCACCACCAGCCCGAATCACCCCCGGTGGAAATGGAGCCTGTCCGCCATGTCAAACTGACTCCGCTCTCCCCGGAAGACATCCGCGTTTTTGCGGCAGATCTTGGGGTGACGGACCCAGATGCGTTTGTCGCCGCGCTGCTGCAACGCGACGAGCTGGAATTTGCGGGCCGGCCGATGGATCTCATTGAGCTTCTGGCAACCTGGTCGCAGTTTGGTGAGTTGCGTTCCCACCGCGAACAGGTCGAAGCCAACATCACCGTGAGACTCAAGCCCCGCCCCGACCGGGAGCGTGACCTCTCGCATCAGGACGCCCTCGAAGGCGCACAGACCCTCGCACTGTCCGCGCTCCTGATGCGGAAACTTCTCATCCGCTATGGCGCCGGCACCGACGAAACCGATGCCGCCCATGTCATCGACCCGGTCGAGGTGCTGCCCACCTGGACCCAGACCGCACACCAGGCACTCCTCGAACGGGGCCTGTTCGGCCACGCAGGCTACGGGAGGGTCCGCTTCCACCATCGTTCCGTCATCGAGTATCTCGCTGCGGAAAAACTGCACGCCCTCCTTACTTCCGGCACCCCGGTCCGGGACGTGTTCGATCTCCTGTTTGTCGACACGACAGAAGGCCTGCGCGCCATCCGGCCCGCCATGCGGCCGACCGCAGCGTGGCTTGCGGCGAGGTCGATCCCGGTGTTCCGTGAGCTCCTCGCACGTCAGCCCGAGGCGTTGCTTCTCCACGGTGACCCGGCAAGCCTCAGTGTGAACGAGCGCCTGGCGGCATTTCGTGCCTACGCGGACAGGGCCGGAGCCCTGCATTGGGAGGGAACGTCGTTCCCGATGGAGCAGATCCGACGCTTTGCCTCCCTGGAAATGACCCACGAAGCCATCGAGCGACTGAAAGCCGGTGTGACAAATCCCGACCTGCGCCGGCTCTGCATCCGGACCATGGCCGCCCACCCGACCGCCGACGCGTGCCTCCTCGCCGACACCGTGCTACGCGCCGCCGCGAGCGATACGCTTGAACGGTGCTACGCCGCCGAGGTCCTGGTCGCAGCCTCGAGTTCCCTGGTCGCCAAACTTGCACACGACCTTGCGCACACTTCCGCCTGGACTGACGACGATGCCCTCGCGATTGCAGCCCGACTCGTTCCTGCACACATGTCGGTGCAACAGACGGTCGCCCTGCTTGCCCGGGTCAATCCGGAAGGGTCGGATGCGACGCACAATGTTTCATGGACATTGGTCAACCACTTCAGTTCAGGCTCGGCGTCCGATGAGGACATCGCCGAGTTCCAGAGCCTGTTGACCGACGTCGTCCTGGACGGCATGCGTTGGCACAAGGAATGGCCACACCTGCGGGCCACGCGAGGTGACCTCCTTGTCTTGCTCGGCGCGACGTGTTTCCAACGGTTCCAATCCGGTCATGGTGATGTCCGCGCCCTCGCTGCAGCGGTGATCATCCCCGCGGTTGCCGCTTCAGCGGACCGCCACGAGAGTCCCGTCAGCACGATTCGCAACATGGCAATGACTTGGCCGCCTTCGCTTCGCGCAGCGGCCTTTTTTGCCACCGATGCGCTGCATCAGGGATTCCATCCGGAAAGCGAACCCTTCCGCCGCCTGTGGGCGACACAGGACGGCCTTTTCGATTTTGACGACACACGCGACGCGCAATGGCTTTCTGACGCGGCCGGCAACCGCGGGCTCCCGACCGATTTGCGTGCCGTCGCACTGGAAGCGAGCGTGCGTGGTGTCAAACAACCGGACGTTACGATAAGCGCCCATTTCCGATATCTGGCACGCCTTGTTGCGGACGACCCCGCCCTGACGGCCCGGGTCGAATTTGCACGACAGGCAGCGAAGCCAAAAGCTGAGGATCGGAAATGGCTGCAGGCTGACCGGCTCCGGCGGGATGCGAGCGCACGCGAGAAGCAAAAGAACGAAAATGACTGGCGCCGCTTCCGGGAGCGGGTGAAGGCAGACCCTGCCAAGGCGTTCGATGCGGGCAACGCAAGGTCAACGACCCTGAATCTTTGGCGGGCGATGCGCCGGGCCAAGGGATCGGAACTGAATTCCAACTGGAACCGTACCTTCATTGAGACGACTTTCGACAAGGACGTCGCAGACCGCCTGCGAGGGGCCTTGATGCGCCACTGGAGGGAGGTCAGACCCTCCCTTCCCTCGGAGCGCCAGGAGGAAGAGAAGGGTATACGGTACGAGTCCTGGTTCATGGGATTGAGCGGCCTTGCCGCCGAAGCCGAGGATTCTTCGTGGGCGCGGCGCCTGACCACGGACGAGGCATTGCTCGCGGCCCGCTACGTGCTCGCTGAGTCGAACCGCTTTCCGGCATGGATTGATTGTTTCGCGAGAGTCCATCCCGAGGGTCTCCTGGCCGCCCTCTCCGCCGACGTCGACGAGGAGCTGGGGGCCATGCTCGCTGCCAACCCGCCCACTCTCCTCCTCCAGAATCTCCGTGACGCACCCGAGCAGACACGCACATTGTTCATGCCAAACATCGAGCGGTGGCTGGAAAGCAGTGCATCTGCCCTCGTGGGCAAGACGCCGGGCGGCGCACCCAACCACAGCATGCGGCTTGCTTGCGAACTAATCTGTGATTGGGGTTCCAGCCGAGCGCAGGTGGTTCTCGAGACTGTTGCTGAGCAGTCGCTTCGCAATGGATCCACCAAGGCATGGGCACTCCAGTGGCTCTCGACACTGTTCAGGCTCAACCGGGAAAAGGCCATCGACATGCTCGAACTCCGGCTGGGCGACGGCGGCGATGGCTCCGACACGGAGGCGCCATGGCTTCTCGCCGGGCTCTTCGGTGATCTGAGCATGCACGACGAGATTCCCCTGAACTCGCCCAATCTCGGGCCGGGTCCGCTCGCGCGCCTCACAAGGCTTGCCTTCCGGCACATACGCACAGAAGACGACGTTGTCAGGGGCGGTAGTTTCTCGCCTGATACGCGAGATGATGCGCAGCTCGCGCGCAGCCGACTCCTGGGTGCGCTCTTTGACACGGAGGGCCCTGGCTCGTGGGAGGCCAAACTGTCCATCGCCGCCGAGCCCGCGGTGGCCGCCTACAAGGACCGGGTGCTTGCGATTGCACGGGAAGGGGCCGCACGCCTGGCGGACGGTGTCGCACTCGACCCGACGCAAGTGCGGTCACTTCTGCAGAGCACCGCGGTCCCACCAAAGACCCGCGACCAGATGTTTGCCCTGATGCGCAACCGTCTGGATGACATCGAGGAGGGATTGCGGGACGAGGCGTCATCGCGTGAGGCCATGGCCGCGCTGCCCAACGAAAAGCTGATGCGTCGCCAAATTTCGGCGTTACTGAAGTCCGTCGCTCGCGGCGCGTACACCGTCGTGCAGGAATCGGTGACCGCCGAAGAAAAAGAGATGGACGTCCGACTTGTCTCCACGGCGTCAACGGAAGCCGGTGTCATCGAACTCAAGGTTGGTAACGAACGGGCTGGCCGGGACCTCCGTGACACGATCGAAAAGCAGCTCGTGACGCTCTACCTTGGTTCTCCGACCCAAAAGGCCGGCTGCCTGCTCGTCACCGTTTCCAACGACGCCAGCTGGCAGGATCCTGATTCTGGTGAACAACTCGACATTGACGGTCTCAGGCACATGCTTTCCCTCGAAGCAAAACGCGTCGAACACCTGCACGACGACCGGATACGCCTATCCGTGAAGGTGCTCGACTTGCGCCTTCCACCTGGTACGGAACCGCGCGCGCGGCGGAAATCCGCCAAGGGCAAGCCGCCCCGGGCAACACCGAAATGATTCGTCAACAGGGGCTGATACGGGATAACAGGACCTCACCGCCGCATGTTGCCCACGGAAGCGGTGGGGCGAACTGCTGGAGCCTCAGGGGCATGGACGGATCTGTGCAGCAGCAAACCGTCGGTCAGGCATTCGGCGTGCATGGCCTCTCCCCGGAATGCATGGCCCGCCTTGTCGCATGGCGCTCAGACTGCTGCCACCGTATCTTTCCAAGCGCTGTAGCCACGCAACGTTGAAAACCAGCCAGGAATCTCCCTAATGGAAAGCGCCCGCGCGATCGCCATCCTCCAGTCAAAGGTCGACGAGATTGACGGCCTGGTGCGGCTGCGCATGGGAGGTGCAGCGTTTATCAAATGGAAACGGGATACCGAAGTTGCACTCGAACGTATCTTCGGGACCGAAGGACGTCACCGAACCGACTTCGCCAACATCCGTTACAGCCTCGGCGTCGTTTTTTCGGGAATGCCGGACAGCGCGTACCATGAAGCCTACGTCGGCGGTCTTGAGACCGCACGGGCGGTGCTTTTGTCCATCATCGACGAGATACGGGAATTCGGTTCGGCAGCTTCCGACGAAACGGACGGCGATCTCCCAAGACCTGATCCATTCTCCCTCGTGGAACTCATCTGCCTGCGCTTCCACTACGTTGCCCGCCAGCTCCGTGTTCGCCACGCCGACCGCCCGACCTTGGAGGTCGACGATGAGTATGACGCGCAGGACCTCTTCCATGCGCTGCTCAAACTCCATTTCGACGACGTGCGCCCCGAGGAATGGACACCCAGCTATGCGGGAGGATCGTCGCGAGTGGACTTCTTGTTGAAGGAAGAGGGAATCATTGTTGAGCTCAAGAAGACGCGAAAGTCGATGAGCGAGCGAGACATCGGCGAACAGCTCATCACCGACGCCGCACGGTATCAGGCCCACCCCGATTGCCGGGCGCTCATCTGCTTTGTCTATGACCCCGAAGGAAGGGTCGGCAATCCGGTCGGGCTCGAACGCGACCTCGAGGCGCTTGCGTCGAACATCAAGATCAGGGTCATCATTGCGCCGAAAGGCAGCTGACGGCAATCCGGCCTGACCGACGGCCCCTGCGTCGTCCTCAATGGCCTTCGCGGCTATAGAGCCGGCGTGCCACACCGGTCAGAAGCGCATCCTCGCCGGTCTCCTGGGCGGTTTTCTCGTTTTCCCTCACCGTGACGAGCCACGCGTCCGTGACGCCGGACGACAAGACATGGCCCGCCTGGAGTGCCTTGCCCGACGCCCGGTAATCGTCCGCGCTGCCGCCCGCAATCCTGCCGTAGGTGTAGACAGCAATGACCGGCGCGGTCACGGAACGCTGGAGGTCTTCGGTGCTCGCCGGCGCACGCGACCCGGTGAGCCCGACACTCGTCTTGACGGTGACGCCATCGCGGAACTCCTCATACTTCGGAATATTGTCCCCCCCTTGTGCATCTCCGCCCCCGTCTCGATGACCTGGCCTGCGACGGGGAACTGTCCGCCGTTCTGTCCAATGATGTGCTTTGCAAGCCGTTCACCGCAGCCGGGGCTTCCTGCGAGCCCGACCGCTTCGCATGCATGACCCACGCGGTCGGCGAGGTTGTCGGCGGACGGATTGAGCAGGTAGATGACCGCGGGCAACCCCAGCCTCGAGTCGTCACAACGGAGCACACCGCGGTTCTCGTAGCCAGGGTTGGGCGGCTGCACCCCGACGCAGTTCCTGAACTGACCTTGCGCCGTGGGAAGGTGCTGGTGAAAGTATGCGGCGGCGGCCGCGCGCGCCGTCTGCGCCATTGATGTCTCCCCGGCGTCGGCCGGCGATGCCGGGGTTGTCATCATCAAGGCGCACGCAACCGACACGGTGGCGCGGACAAACGCGGGTGTGCCCTTCATGGTCGTCCCTCCAGATGCATGCACACCAGCATCGCGCCCGGAGAGAAGCAAAACCATCCAGCCAACCGGATAGGCCGGTCTGCCGGGACAAAAGCGGCAAGAAAGGACCTCCGGCCTTCCAGCGCGCATGAGGAACGGGCCCATTTTTTCCTGCCTCAACCTGCCTTGACAGAAACGCGATCCATGCCAGGTTGGAGGTCCCGGAACACGACCATGGACTGGACCTACCGCGAAGCGGAAACCGCCGACTACTTTGCCAACCTCGACCTGCAGCTCGAAGGCATCCTGACCCACACGGCGTCGGGTCCCACGGCCGCGTACCGGCTGACGTTCGACGGGCGCCCCTACGCCCTTCCCGGCGGCAAGACCTTTCCGACGATTGCCGCACTCGAAGAGGCCTACAGGGCGTTGCTGCCGACCTTCCGTCTCCATGCGGCCTGCTGCCATCGCCTCATGCTCGACTGCTTCGGCTCGGAAGGGTCCCGCGCCGCCGTCGAACAGTGGGTGGATGTCGAGGCGTTGCCCGCACGAAAACCCATTGGCGCGACCTTTCCCTGGACGAGTGCCGAGCAACGCATCCACAAAAACGGCGGCGGGCGGCTTTGCACGTTTGGCCATCCATGGACAGGCGTCAACGTCGATGACGCATTGCCGGAGTGGGCGCAGGACGACGAGGTCTGCGCGCGGTTCGACCCCGCGCGCCCCCGCATCTACCTCGATGCCCTGAGGCGTCTCCTGGAAAAAGGCGAAGCACTGTGGCTCGAGAACCGAATGGCGAGCGGATCAGTCCCTGCAGCCCGCCCGCGGCTGTAAGGGATCAAAAAAAGTTTGATCCCGCATCGAAGATCTCCAAAAACTGACCTAACCCGTTGATCGCATGGAGTCGTTTTTTTCACCGTGCGCCGCCTTCTGCATTCCAGCCCCGCGTTACTTTTTGTCGTCAAACGCCGGATGCGAAAACACCCCCTTGACGGCCGCCAAATCCCCGTTTTGATGAAAGGGTGACACCCCCCATGCCTGCCCCGCAGGTTCCCTTCCCAGTCGGAGATTCACCATGACCCAGCAACGCCGCGGCTCACCCCACGTTCGAGGTGGACAGCAAATCATCGGGGAGACGCCCCGCGCCACCCCCACCTCCCCGCTCCATCCCATCGCCCAACAGGCCCAAGACGACATCCTGCACAGCACGGACTCGAGTGCCGGCACGCCGCGCCGCGTCCCCATCGTCAAAGACGGCATCAAGCGTTTTGTCCGCACCTCACTCAGCAACGACGACATCCTCGCCATTGCCGCGTCGATTCCCAAGGCGCCTTCGGATGCACCGGACGCGCCCCACCCCCCTGGCGTTTCCCCTCCGGGCCATGCCGACCTTGGTGAAGACCCGTTTGAGACCCGGGTCAGGGAAGCCGTTGACGCATGCCTTGACCGGCTCGGCATCCGGATGTCCAGACAGGACGTCGTTTCGGCACCCCAGACCCTCCACGCGCTCCACGGTTATCCGGCGGCGCGGCGCACCAACCGGCACTTCAAGCTTGCCACCGACTTTGCGTGGGACGAGCCGTCCGACGGACACGCACTCCTGTCTTCGCGGACGGAGCGCTACTTGCAGTTCATCGAAGCCAAGGAGCTCACGTACGGATACGTCAAGGAGCACGAGGCGGCCTTCCGCGTGCTTCTTGAGGTCGTCGGCGACAAGCCGACGGGGAAGATTTCGGTCAACGACATGGACAACGTCCTTGACGCGATTGCCAGCATGCCCAAGAACTTTGCAACGAAGGCGGAATACCGGGACCTGAGCATTCCGGACATGGTCCGGAAGGCCGGGCAGCTCGGTGCCGAAGTCCGGCAGCTCAACAGCCAGCAGCGGCTGGTGACCGTGCTCCGCACGTTCTTCATCTGGCTCGAGTCAAGAAACGAGGTGCGACCGGGTTTGCTGCTCGGCGTCCAGCTGTTCCATCCGGGCAAGGACTTCGGTGGCCAGCGAGACTGGTTTGACCCTGCCGACATCGCGGTGATGTTCGACCCGAAGCGGGAAGCGAAGTTCGGCGCGCCGTGGCAGACGTGGGCGCTTCGCCTTGCGCTTTTTGCGGGCATGCGCCAGCTGGAAATCGCCCAGCTCCTGACCGACGACGTCCGGAAAATCGACGGCATCTGGTGCATCGACATCGCCCCGGACAAGAAAACCGGCAAACGGGTCAAGAACAAGGCCTCCCGGCGCAGGACGCCTGTCCACAATGCGCTCATCAAGGCGGGTTTCCTCGAGTATGTCGCCCAGGCCCGCAACGCCGGGGTTCTCCGGCTGTTTCCGGATCTCAAACCGAGCAAGGGCGGGGTCGGCCGGCGGCTGGCCTCGTGGTTTACGACCTACATCCGCAAGCACTGCGGGATTGCATCGAAGAAGAAAACCTTCCACAGTCTGCGACACACGTTCGCGACGCTGGCCGACCGGTCCGAGCTGCGCGACGAGCACATCATGGCGCTGCTCGGGCACGACTGGGGGAACTCCCTGCTGCGGAGGACCTACACGCAGGAACTCGACCTGCGGGAAAAGCATCAGCATCTGCACCGGATCCGGTTTCCGGATGTGAAAATGACGCCCCATGACCCGGCCCGGTACGAGCGGTATTTCCGGATCGCGTATGCCGAACAGACAAGGAAGGCAAGACTCGATGCGGTGTTCCCCACGACCAGAAAGCCGAAGAAAGCCGCATGAGCCCCGCCAACGTGACCGCACCCTCCGGGGTGCGGTTTTTTTTTGCAGGTCACCCAGGAATGTCCCGGAACCCCTCCGAATCCTCCGCGCAAACCGGGTCTTCCCCCTGCAACCCTGCGCACAGCGCTCGAAAGAATCTCGCCATGTGCGTCCCTTGCAAATACGAGTGCTTCACGCGCTCCCTTGCTTGACGGCCGAGCCGGTGTGCCACCTGGGGTGACCACAAGACTTCGGAGACGGCCCCAGCGATTGCGCCGGGTTGACACGCGTCGACCACCCGCCCGTTGACCCCGTCCTCGACCTGGTGGGCGAGGCCACCGACGTTGCGCACTACGACTGGCCGTGATTTCCACATCGCTTCGGTGATGGTCAGCCCAAACCCCTCGGCACTGCTGTTTTGGACCACCACGCGTGCGTTCGCCTGCAGGACATTGACCATGCGGGCGTTGGCCTCAGAATCTGCCATGGACAGGTCCATCGCGCGGATGCGCGTGCGGAACCGGTCCGGGAGCGCGTTGAGCGTTGCCTTTACCCGGTCGAGCACTCCGCGTCCTTCGATGTCATCCGCCACCGCGTCGGGCGACGGACCGGCGAGGACCAAGGTCAGGTCGTCACACCCGGCCGTCTGACAAAGTGCCAGGTACTCGTCGACGAGCTGCATTGGCTGCTTTGCCTCGTCCCAACGGCCCACCTGCAGGATGTAGGGCCTGCACGATGTGTTCCGGTGCGACGACCGGGTCAGTTCGCCGCGTGCGCTGCCCGGCGCAAGCCCGAGCGATCCGAGCAATTTTTGCGCGGTTTCCGCACCGAGTGGGCGGTTCTTCGGACTCCATGGATCAATGGAGGGTGCGACGGCTGACGCAGGGCAATGCAGGCCCCAGGCCCCGACATAGTCCCTGTGCAGGAAAATCGCGGCATCGAGTGCGCCCGTCCAGTGTTCCAAAAAAAACCGCGCCTCATTGGTAAATTCGTTGGTCGCAGCCGTTCCCAGGTGCATCCGCC
This window harbors:
- a CDS encoding glycosyltransferase, whose amino-acid sequence is MAELLRSNIPLLRGLGVDARWIVFAGSDAFFRVVKRLYHAAYGLPGDGSPLGEAQLMLFGETAIAGMPELGARVRRGDVVILHDPQSLGFAPLLRRLGVHVVWRMHLGTAATNEFTNEARFFLEHWTGALDAAIFLHRDYVGAWGLHCPASAVAPSIDPWSPKNRPLGAETAQKLLGSLGLAPGSARGELTRSSHRNTSCRPYILQVGRWDEAKQPMQLVDEYLALCQTAGCDDLTLVLAGPSPDAVADDIEGRGVLDRVKATLNALPDRFRTRIRAMDLSMADSEANARMVNVLQANARVVVQNSSAEGFGLTITEAMWKSRPVVVRNVGGLAHQVEDGVNGRVVDACQPGAIAGAVSEVLWSPQVAHRLGRQARERVKHSYLQGTHMARFFRALCAGLQGEDPVCAEDSEGFRDIPG
- a CDS encoding ATP-binding protein, with amino-acid sequence MMASKQNISSVVRRFVDIPATSVPTLDSTWESSSVYFGATSTWAEILETPRVLLIAEAGTGKTHECKRMQQQLWDEGLPSFYVELSSLAGSELGTSLGGAPAVERFEEWKRDPTSVATFFLDSVDELKLTHASFRSALEAVSRGIGPRADRVRLVVTSRPTEFDHDELLRQFPVRPPAPTAPSVDAEHEFVRVATGEWHHQPESPPVEMEPVRHVKLTPLSPEDIRVFAADLGVTDPDAFVAALLQRDELEFAGRPMDLIELLATWSQFGELRSHREQVEANITVRLKPRPDRERDLSHQDALEGAQTLALSALLMRKLLIRYGAGTDETDAAHVIDPVEVLPTWTQTAHQALLERGLFGHAGYGRVRFHHRSVIEYLAAEKLHALLTSGTPVRDVFDLLFVDTTEGLRAIRPAMRPTAAWLAARSIPVFRELLARQPEALLLHGDPASLSVNERLAAFRAYADRAGALHWEGTSFPMEQIRRFASLEMTHEAIERLKAGVTNPDLRRLCIRTMAAHPTADACLLADTVLRAAASDTLERCYAAEVLVAASSSLVAKLAHDLAHTSAWTDDDALAIAARLVPAHMSVQQTVALLARVNPEGSDATHNVSWTLVNHFSSGSASDEDIAEFQSLLTDVVLDGMRWHKEWPHLRATRGDLLVLLGATCFQRFQSGHGDVRALAAAVIIPAVAASADRHESPVSTIRNMAMTWPPSLRAAAFFATDALHQGFHPESEPFRRLWATQDGLFDFDDTRDAQWLSDAAGNRGLPTDLRAVALEASVRGVKQPDVTISAHFRYLARLVADDPALTARVEFARQAAKPKAEDRKWLQADRLRRDASAREKQKNENDWRRFRERVKADPAKAFDAGNARSTTLNLWRAMRRAKGSELNSNWNRTFIETTFDKDVADRLRGALMRHWREVRPSLPSERQEEEKGIRYESWFMGLSGLAAEAEDSSWARRLTTDEALLAARYVLAESNRFPAWIDCFARVHPEGLLAALSADVDEELGAMLAANPPTLLLQNLRDAPEQTRTLFMPNIERWLESSASALVGKTPGGAPNHSMRLACELICDWGSSRAQVVLETVAEQSLRNGSTKAWALQWLSTLFRLNREKAIDMLELRLGDGGDGSDTEAPWLLAGLFGDLSMHDEIPLNSPNLGPGPLARLTRLAFRHIRTEDDVVRGGSFSPDTRDDAQLARSRLLGALFDTEGPGSWEAKLSIAAEPAVAAYKDRVLAIAREGAARLADGVALDPTQVRSLLQSTAVPPKTRDQMFALMRNRLDDIEEGLRDEASSREAMAALPNEKLMRRQISALLKSVARGAYTVVQESVTAEEKEMDVRLVSTASTEAGVIELKVGNERAGRDLRDTIEKQLVTLYLGSPTQKAGCLLVTVSNDASWQDPDSGEQLDIDGLRHMLSLEAKRVEHLHDDRIRLSVKVLDLRLPPGTEPRARRKSAKGKPPRATPK
- a CDS encoding site-specific integrase gives rise to the protein MTQQRRGSPHVRGGQQIIGETPRATPTSPLHPIAQQAQDDILHSTDSSAGTPRRVPIVKDGIKRFVRTSLSNDDILAIAASIPKAPSDAPDAPHPPGVSPPGHADLGEDPFETRVREAVDACLDRLGIRMSRQDVVSAPQTLHALHGYPAARRTNRHFKLATDFAWDEPSDGHALLSSRTERYLQFIEAKELTYGYVKEHEAAFRVLLEVVGDKPTGKISVNDMDNVLDAIASMPKNFATKAEYRDLSIPDMVRKAGQLGAEVRQLNSQQRLVTVLRTFFIWLESRNEVRPGLLLGVQLFHPGKDFGGQRDWFDPADIAVMFDPKREAKFGAPWQTWALRLALFAGMRQLEIAQLLTDDVRKIDGIWCIDIAPDKKTGKRVKNKASRRRTPVHNALIKAGFLEYVAQARNAGVLRLFPDLKPSKGGVGRRLASWFTTYIRKHCGIASKKKTFHSLRHTFATLADRSELRDEHIMALLGHDWGNSLLRRTYTQELDLREKHQHLHRIRFPDVKMTPHDPARYERYFRIAYAEQTRKARLDAVFPTTRKPKKAA